Part of the Streptomyces sp. HSG2 genome, TCGCCGACGCCTCCCATATCGTGCGGAGCGTCGGAACCGCCCTGGAGGCGCTGCGCGAGGTGACCCACCACTCCTTCGACCTGGTCGTCCTGGACCTGGGGCTCCCCGACCTGGACGGTGCCGAGGCGCTGAAAATGCTCCGCGGCGTCACCGACGTGCCGGTGATCATCGCCACGGCCCGCGTCGACGAGGCGGAGATCGTCCGGCTGCTCAACGACGGGGCCGACGACTATCTGACCAAGCCCTTCTCCGGTGAGCACCTCGCCGCCCGGATGTCGGCGGTGTTGCGTCGCACGGGTACCCGTGGAGGAACCCGGCCCGCCGGCGCGATCCTGTGCGTCGGCGCTCTCCGGGTCGACCCCCTGCGTCGCCGGGTCGAACTCGACGGCCGCCCCCTCGACCTGACCCGCCGGGAATTCGACCTGCTGGCCTACTTGGCGAGTCGCCCCGGCGTGGTCGTCCCGCGTCGGGAACTGCTCGCGGAAGTGTGGCAGCAGAGCTACGGGGACGACCAGACCATCGACGTGCACCTCAGCTGGCTACGTCGCAAACTGGGCGAGACCGCCGCGCGGCCACGCTACCTGCACACCCTGCGGGGTGTCGGGGTGAAGTTGGAACCCCCCGGTCGGGAGTCCCTCGGGGGCGCGGAGACCGCCGGCGACGCCCGGGACGCCGATCCCCCCGAGAGCGCCGAGGACGCCGGGGCGAGTGAGGACCACGAGGGTCGGGGCGGCGGGCCACGATGAGGGCGGGCCCTGGTCGCGGTGGCCGCGGCGACCGCGCGCCGTCCACGACCGACGGTGTTAATCGGCCCCGATGGCATCCTTAAGGGCGCCTTAACGGTTGCGGAGATCGTCCCTTTCACGCCTTTCGCCCGTTGTCGCGTGGCTAGCGTGCGGAGCGTCCGAATCCGACACTCACAGGCAGGATCCCGATGGGCAACACCACTCACCGCCGCACGGTGAGCACCCGGAACAAGGCGCTCGGCGCCGTCATGGCGACCGTGGTGATCGGCGGTGCCACCCTCGTTCTGACGGGCACCGCGCAGGCCTCCGCGGTCGGCGCCACGTACACGCGGACCAGCGCGTGGGAGGGCGGCTACGCCGGTCGGTACGTGGTCACCAACGAGACGGGCACGGCCCGGTCGGACTGGACTCTGGAGTTCGACCTGCCGGAGGGCACGCGAATCGGCTCGCTGTGGAACGGCGAGCACACGGTCGACGGTTCCCATGTCACCGTTCGACCGGCGAGCTGGAACACGACGCTGGAGCCCGGCACCTCCGTCACGGTGGGGTTCGTCACCACCGTCGACGGCACCGCCGGCGACCCACTGTCCTGTCGCGTCGACGGCGCGGCCTGCTCCGCCGACGGCGGTTCCGAGCCTGAGCCCACCGACACCCCCACTCCGACGGACAGCGCCTCGCCTTCCCCGTCGGAGTCCGTGCCCGCCGAGCCGGCGGATCCCACCCCGACCGACCCCACGAGCACCTCGCCCGCCCCTGGGGACACGGCTCGGTACGCCCCGTACGTCGACACCTCCCTCTACCCCGCCTACGACCTCCTCGACACCGCCGAGCGAACGGGTGTGAAGGACTTCAATCTGGCCTTCGTCACGGCAGGCGCGGGCTGCGCCCCGCTGTGGGGCGGGGTGACCGCCCTCGAAGACGATCATGTCGCCGCCCAGATCGACGCCCTGCGGGCGAAGGGCGGAGACGTGCGCGTCTCCTTCGGTGGAGCGGCCGGCCGGGAGCTGGCCCTCGGATGCGCGAGCGTCGACGACTTGGCGGCGGCCTACGCTCGCGTCGTGGACGCCTACGGTCTGACCAAGGTCGACTTCGACGTGGAAGGGGCCGCGTTGCCGGACACCGCCGCCAACTCCCGTCGTGCGCGGGCCGTCGCCCGCCTTCAGCAGGACCATCCCGGCCTGGACGTCTCCTTCACCCTGCCGGCCATGCCGGAGGGTCTGACCCCTCACGGCGTCGAACTCCTGGCGGACGCGAAGCGACAGGGCGTCCGCGTGGACGCGGTCAACATCATGGCCATGGACTACGGCCCCGCCTACGACGGCGACATGGGCGAGTACGCGATCCAGGCCGCCACGGCCACCCAGGCCCAGATCAAGGAAACGCTCGGGTTGTCGGACGCCAACGCCTGGAACACGGTCGCCGTGACGCCGATGATCGGTGTGAACGACGTGGCCGGCGAGGTCTTCACGGTCCAGGACGCCACGGAACTGGTGGAGTTCGCCCGCTCCCGCGACCTGGCGTGGCTCTCGATGTGGTCCGCCACGCGCGACAAGCAGTGCCCCGGTGGAGCCAAGCCCTACGCCGACGCCACGTGCAGCTCGATCGTCCAGGAGCCGCTGGCCTTCACCGAGGCCTTCGCCGCCTACCGCTGAGGCGCCCGCGCCGAGAGCGGGCCCGCGGCCCGTGTCGCGCGTCCCGGCCGGGACCTCACCCGGCCGGGACACCCCACCCGCGCCCGCTCCGCGATCAGGCCGGGGACGCCTCCAGCCGTCGCCTCACGCCCGGCCACTCGGCGCGCAGGACGCTGTAGAAGACCGCGTCCCGACGCCGACCTCCGGGCATGGGGTTGTAGGCGCGCAGGGTTCCCTCCTCGGTGGCGCCGATCTTGAGGAGCCCTTTGCGGGCCCGCTCGTTGAGCACGTCCGTCTTGAACTCCACGCGCTCCGCGTCGAGTTCCTCGAAGGCGTGCCGCAGCAGCAGATACTTGGCCCAGTGGTTGACCCCCGTGCCGCGAAAGTCGCGGCCCAGCCAGGACCAGCCGATCTCCAGCCGGGCGTCGGCCTCCGCCATGTTCCCGTAGCTCATGCTGCCGGCGATCCGGCCGCGGGCCTTGTCGACGACGACGAACACCGCCCGCCGGCCCTCGGCGGCATCGGACAGGCAGGTGTCGAAGAACGACGCGAAGTCGTCTTCGTCGGTCACCGCCGTGACGAAGTATCGCCAGATGTCGGG contains:
- a CDS encoding cellulose binding domain-containing protein, which encodes MGNTTHRRTVSTRNKALGAVMATVVIGGATLVLTGTAQASAVGATYTRTSAWEGGYAGRYVVTNETGTARSDWTLEFDLPEGTRIGSLWNGEHTVDGSHVTVRPASWNTTLEPGTSVTVGFVTTVDGTAGDPLSCRVDGAACSADGGSEPEPTDTPTPTDSASPSPSESVPAEPADPTPTDPTSTSPAPGDTARYAPYVDTSLYPAYDLLDTAERTGVKDFNLAFVTAGAGCAPLWGGVTALEDDHVAAQIDALRAKGGDVRVSFGGAAGRELALGCASVDDLAAAYARVVDAYGLTKVDFDVEGAALPDTAANSRRARAVARLQQDHPGLDVSFTLPAMPEGLTPHGVELLADAKRQGVRVDAVNIMAMDYGPAYDGDMGEYAIQAATATQAQIKETLGLSDANAWNTVAVTPMIGVNDVAGEVFTVQDATELVEFARSRDLAWLSMWSATRDKQCPGGAKPYADATCSSIVQEPLAFTEAFAAYR
- a CDS encoding response regulator transcription factor, whose protein sequence is MARVLVVEDDQFVRSALIRHLADASHIVRSVGTALEALREVTHHSFDLVVLDLGLPDLDGAEALKMLRGVTDVPVIIATARVDEAEIVRLLNDGADDYLTKPFSGEHLAARMSAVLRRTGTRGGTRPAGAILCVGALRVDPLRRRVELDGRPLDLTRREFDLLAYLASRPGVVVPRRELLAEVWQQSYGDDQTIDVHLSWLRRKLGETAARPRYLHTLRGVGVKLEPPGRESLGGAETAGDARDADPPESAEDAGASEDHEGRGGGPR
- a CDS encoding GNAT family N-acetyltransferase; this translates as MTWAEKARTTLENEHVEVRPITEEDREGVRAVAMDPDIWRYFVTAVTDEDDFASFFDTCLSDAAEGRRAVFVVVDKARGRIAGSMSYGNMAEADARLEIGWSWLGRDFRGTGVNHWAKYLLLRHAFEELDAERVEFKTDVLNERARKGLLKIGATEEGTLRAYNPMPGGRRRDAVFYSVLRAEWPGVRRRLEASPA